In the genome of Pelobacter seleniigenes DSM 18267, one region contains:
- a CDS encoding 2-dehydropantoate 2-reductase: MKKICIYGAGAVGGFIGALLAQNGCEVSAVARGATLDALQTQGLRLQLDNRTISVPVTATANPVELGEQDLIIVAVKAQSMPAVAGAIPPLIGAETTVLTAMNGVPWWFFQGFGGDYAGLQLAAVDPGGAIAQAIPARSIIGGVVHGSFALNEPGFVRHVFGRKLILGEPNGEKSARLQKLADLLSAAGIEIETSSAIQRDIWFKLWGNMTMNPVSAITGATCDRILDDPLVLNFCNRVMTEAATIGERIGCPVEQTPLERNAVTRKLGAFKTSMLQDVEAGRSVELDALVSAVYEIGQKVGVTTPDMETLLGLARLHGRMRGLYPDQ; this comes from the coding sequence ATGAAAAAAATCTGTATTTACGGAGCCGGGGCCGTTGGCGGCTTCATCGGCGCATTGCTGGCCCAAAACGGCTGTGAGGTGAGCGCGGTAGCCCGTGGTGCCACGCTGGACGCATTGCAAACCCAAGGCCTGCGCCTGCAACTCGACAACAGGACCATCTCGGTTCCGGTCACCGCCACGGCCAACCCCGTCGAGCTGGGCGAGCAGGATCTGATCATTGTTGCCGTCAAAGCTCAGTCCATGCCTGCAGTGGCCGGGGCCATTCCGCCCCTGATCGGAGCGGAAACCACGGTACTGACAGCCATGAACGGGGTGCCCTGGTGGTTCTTCCAGGGTTTTGGCGGCGATTATGCCGGCCTGCAGTTGGCGGCGGTCGATCCAGGCGGCGCCATCGCCCAAGCGATTCCGGCCCGATCGATTATCGGCGGGGTGGTCCATGGCAGTTTCGCCCTCAACGAACCCGGCTTTGTCCGTCATGTCTTCGGCAGAAAACTGATCCTCGGTGAGCCGAACGGCGAAAAAAGCGCCCGCCTGCAAAAGCTCGCCGATCTGCTCAGCGCGGCCGGGATCGAGATTGAAACCTCCTCAGCCATCCAACGTGATATCTGGTTCAAGCTGTGGGGCAACATGACCATGAATCCGGTTTCCGCCATCACCGGGGCAACCTGCGACCGGATTCTCGATGACCCGCTGGTACTCAATTTCTGCAACCGGGTCATGACTGAAGCAGCGACCATTGGCGAGCGGATTGGCTGCCCGGTAGAGCAGACCCCGCTTGAACGCAATGCCGTCACCCGCAAACTGGGTGCCTTCAAAACATCGATGCTGCAGGATGTCGAAGCCGGCCGTTCCGTAGAACTGGACGCCCTGGTCAGCGCGGTTTACGAAATCGGTCAGAAAGTCGGGGTAACGACTCCCGATATGGAAACCCTGCTGGGGCTGGCGAGGTTGCATGGCCGGATGCGGGGTTTGTACCCGGATCAATAA
- a CDS encoding ABC1 kinase family protein, whose translation MLRRFFLCLKLCSPGRCYAVFRFLVTVFLLFRRRPRWLLWRPLSAEQLVAAVRRLGASFLKLAQVLATRADFFDQEYIAALRRLHDQMPAMPDKDRQRVFRQAFPDPEVFADFTEEPLASASIGQVHKARLRDSGQIVAVKLLRADIQFVVRVDIFLLNLFLRLFQPLFSDQTRHSIESVLKAFTRMILQEVSMHQELANLEHFSQVYAHTAVRFPQPCRELSSDAALVMSFEEGVRIDDLESIAAQGVSFPDLMQTLVLFYTEQMLVKGFFHADPHPGNLLVSPAGDLILLDFGMVSRIPRGMREAMIYAVKAAYERNFDLLVSATRRMGILTEQASQGELSEIAENLFAIFDSEQLAARSMQELAFGVLQVLHDQPFKLPQDVIYVMRVSSLVEGLGTQYNKNFNGIKDILPILKENLPRALGEGEHLWDHLRHEAVQLPFTLLKTRRVIELAEQGELTVRMAAADRDFLLSRLQGYFRLLVWLIFWLATAFYLLQLKTAWSGWLSGGCLGLAALLLLRKGK comes from the coding sequence GTGCTGCGGCGGTTTTTTCTCTGTCTGAAGCTGTGCAGTCCGGGGCGCTGCTATGCTGTGTTCCGTTTCCTGGTCACGGTGTTTCTGCTGTTCCGACGGCGACCCCGCTGGCTGTTGTGGCGACCGCTCTCAGCGGAACAGCTGGTTGCTGCCGTCCGGCGACTCGGCGCCAGCTTTCTGAAGCTCGCCCAGGTGCTGGCGACCCGAGCCGATTTTTTTGATCAGGAGTATATTGCGGCCTTGCGCCGACTCCACGATCAGATGCCGGCCATGCCCGACAAAGATCGGCAGCGAGTCTTTCGGCAGGCCTTCCCCGATCCGGAGGTGTTTGCCGATTTTACCGAGGAACCGCTGGCCAGTGCCTCCATCGGCCAGGTGCATAAAGCCCGTCTGAGGGATTCCGGACAGATTGTCGCGGTCAAGCTGCTGCGTGCCGATATCCAGTTTGTGGTGCGAGTCGACATTTTTCTGCTCAATCTGTTTCTGCGCCTGTTTCAACCACTGTTCAGCGATCAGACCCGGCATTCCATCGAGTCTGTCCTGAAGGCTTTTACCCGGATGATCCTGCAGGAAGTCAGTATGCATCAGGAACTGGCCAACCTGGAGCACTTCAGCCAGGTCTACGCCCATACCGCCGTCCGTTTTCCGCAACCCTGTCGGGAGCTGAGTAGTGACGCGGCGCTGGTGATGAGTTTTGAGGAGGGGGTGCGCATTGACGACCTGGAGTCGATTGCCGCGCAAGGAGTCTCATTTCCCGACCTGATGCAGACGTTGGTCCTGTTCTATACCGAACAGATGCTGGTCAAAGGGTTCTTCCATGCCGATCCGCATCCTGGTAATCTGCTGGTCAGCCCGGCCGGGGATTTGATACTCCTCGATTTTGGAATGGTCAGCCGAATTCCGCGCGGCATGCGCGAAGCCATGATCTATGCGGTCAAGGCCGCTTACGAGCGGAATTTCGATCTGCTGGTGAGCGCGACCCGGCGCATGGGTATTCTCACCGAGCAGGCTTCCCAGGGGGAATTGAGTGAGATCGCGGAAAACCTGTTTGCCATCTTTGACAGTGAACAGCTGGCCGCCCGCAGTATGCAGGAGCTGGCCTTCGGAGTCCTGCAGGTCCTTCATGACCAGCCGTTCAAATTGCCCCAGGACGTGATTTATGTCATGCGGGTCAGTTCCCTGGTCGAAGGGTTGGGGACGCAGTACAATAAAAATTTTAACGGCATCAAGGATATCCTGCCGATTCTCAAGGAAAACCTGCCGCGGGCGCTGGGCGAAGGAGAGCACCTCTGGGACCATCTTCGTCATGAGGCGGTCCAGTTACCCTTCACCCTGCTGAAAACCCGGCGTGTGATCGAACTTGCCGAACAGGGGGAGTTGACCGTGCGCATGGCCGCGGCCGACCGGGATTTTCTGCTCAGCCGCCTGCAGGGGTATTTCCGGCTGCTGGTCTGGCTGATCTTTTGGCTAGC